A single window of Oncorhynchus keta strain PuntledgeMale-10-30-2019 chromosome 34, Oket_V2, whole genome shotgun sequence DNA harbors:
- the LOC127915277 gene encoding general transcriptional corepressor trfA-like isoform X44, whose translation MGSTWRENERERMSNVRRSWGTEDRTEREIKKERMSNVRRSWGTEDRTEREIKKERMSNVRRSWGTEDRTERESKKERMSNVRRSWGTEDRTERESKKERMSNVRRSWGTEDRTEREIKKERMSNVRRSWGTEDRTEREIKKERMSNVRRSWGTEDRTERESKKERMSNVRRSWGTEDRTERESKKERMSNVRRSWGTEDRTEREIKKERMSNVRRSWGTEDRTEREIKKERMSNVRRSWGTEDRTEREIKKERVSNVRRSWGTEDRTERENKKERLSNVRRSWGTEDRTEREIKKERMSNVRRSWGTEDRTERESKKERMSNVRRSWGTEDRTERESKKERMSNVRRSWGTEDRTERESKKERMSNVRRSWGTEDRTERESKKERMSNVRRSWGTEDRTEREIKKERMSNVRRSWGTEDRTERESKKERMSNVRRSWGTEDRTEREIKKERMSNVRRSWGTEDRTEREIKKERMSNVRRSWGTEDRTESEIKKERMSNVRRSWGTEDRTERESKKERMSNVRRSWGTEDRTERESKKERMSNVRRSWGTEDRTERESKKERMSNVRRSWGTEDRTEREIKKERMSNVRRSWGTEDRTERESKKERMSNVRRSWGTEDRTERESKKERMSNVRRSWGTEDRTERESKKERMSNVRRSWGTEDRTERESKKERMSNVRRSWGTEDRTERESKKERMSNVRRSWGTEDRTERESKKERVSNVRRSWGTEDRTERESKKERMSNVRRSWGTEDRTEREIKKERMSNVRRSWGTEDRTERESKKERMSNVRRSWGTEDRTERESKKERMSNVRRSWGTEDRTERESKKERMSNVRRSWGTEDRTERESKKERMSNVRRSWGTEDRTERESKKERMSNVRRSWATEDRTERESKKG comes from the exons ATGGGAAGCActtggagagagaatgagagggagaggatgagtaacgtgaggaggtcgtggggaacagaagacaggacagaaagagagattaaaaaggagaggatgagtaacgtgaggag GTCGTGGGGAAcagaagacaggacagaaagagagattaaaaaggagaggatgagtaacgtgaggaggtcgtggggaacagaagacaggacagaaagagagagtaaaaaggagaggatgagtaacgtgaggaggtcgtggggaacagaagacaggacagaaagagagagtaaaaaggagaggatgagtaacgtgaggag gtcgtggggaacagaagacaggacagaaagagagattaaaaaggagaggatgagtaacgtgaggaggtcgtggggaacagaagacaggacagaaagagagattaaaaaggagaggatgagtaacgtgaggaggtcgtggggaacagaagacaggacagaaagagagagtaaaaaggagaggatgagtaacgtgaggag gtcgtggggaacagaagacaggacagaaagagagagtaaaaaggagaggatgagtaacgtgaggag gtcgtggggaacagaagacaggacagaaagagagattaaaaaggagaggatgagtaacgtgaggag GTCGTGGGGAAcagaagacaggacagaaagagagattaaaaaggagaggatgagtaacgtgaggaggtcgtggggaacagaagacaggacagaaagagagattaaaAAGGAGAGGGTGAGTAACGTGAGGAGGTCGTGGGGAAcagaagacaggacagaaagagagaataaaAAGGAGAGGTTGAGTAACGTGAGGAGGTCGTGGGGGAcagaagacaggacagaaagagagattaaaaaggagaggatgagtaacgtgaggag gtcgtggggaacagaagacaggacagaaagagagagtaaaaaggagaggatgagtaacgtgaggag gtcgtggggaacagaagacaggacagaaagagagagtaaaaaggagaggatgagtaacgtgaggaggtcgtggggaacagaagacaggacagaaagagagagtaaaaaggagaggatgagtaacgtgaggaggtcgtgggggacagaagacaggacagaaagagagagtaaaaaggagaggatgagtaacgtgaggaggtcgtggggaacagaagacaggacagaaagagagattaaaaaggagaggatgagtaacgtgaggaggtcgtggggaacagaagacaggacagaaagagagagtaaaaaggagaggatgagtaacgtgaggaggtcgtggggaacagaagacaggacagaaagagagattaaaaaggagaggatgagtaacgtgaggaggtcgtggggaacagaagacaggacagaaagagagattaaaaaggagaggatgagtaacgtgaggaggtcgtggggaacagaagacaggacagaaagcGAGATTAAAAAGGAGAGGATGAGTAACGTGAGGAGGTCGTGGGGAAcagaagacaggacagaaagagagagtaaaaaggagaggatgagtaacgtgaggaggtcgtggggaacagaagacaggacagaaagagagagtaaaaaggagaggatgagtaacgtgaggaggtcgtgggggacagaagacaggacagaaagagagagtaaaaaggagaggatgagtaacgtgaggaggtcgtggggaacagaagacaggacagaaagagagattaaaaaggagaggatgagtaacgtgaggaggtcgtggggaacagaagacaggacagaaagagagagtaaaaaggagaggatgagtaacgtgaggaggtcgtggggaacagaagacaggacagaaagagagagtaaaaaggagaggatgagtaacgtgaggag gtcgtggggaacagaagacaggacagaaagagagagtaaaaaggagaggatgagtaacgtgaggaggtcgtgggggacagaagacaggacagaaagagagagtaaaaaggagaggatgagtaacgtgaggag gtcgtggggaacagaagacaggacagaaagagagagtaaaaaggagaggatgagtaacgtgaggaggtcgtggggaacagaagacaggacagaaagagagagtaaaaagGAGAGGGTGAGTAACGTGAGGAGGTCGTGGGGAAcagaagacaggacagaaagagagagtaaaaaggagaggatgagtaacgtgaggaggtcgtggggaacagaagacaggacagaaagagagattaaaaaggagaggatgagtaacgtgaggaggtcgtggggaacagaagacaggacagaaagagagagtaaaaaggagaggatgagtaacgtgaggaggtcgtggggaacagaagacaggacagaaagagagagtaaaaaggagaggatgagtaacgtgaggaggtcgtggggaacagaagacaggacagaaagagagagtaaaaaggagaggatgagtaacgtgaggaggtcgtggggaacagaagacaggacagaaagagagagtaaaaaggagaggatgagtaacgtgaggaggtcgtggggaacagaagacaggacagaaagagagagtaaaaaggagaggatgagtaacgtgaggaggtcgtgggcaacagaagacaggacagaaagagagagtaaaaagGGATAG
- the LOC127915277 gene encoding biorientation of chromosomes in cell division protein 1-like 1 isoform X46, with translation MGSTWRENERERMSNVRRSWGTEDRTEREIKKERMSNVRRSWGTEDRTEREIKKERMSNVRRSWGTEDRTERESKKERMSNVRRSWGTEDRTERESKKERMSNVRRSWGTEDRTEREIKKERMSNVRRSWGTEDRTEREIKKERMSNVRRSWGTEDRTERESKKERMSNVRRSWGTEDRTERESKKERMSNVRRSWGTEDRTEREIKKERMSNVRRSWGTEDRTEREIKKERMSNVRRSWGTEDRTEREIKKERVSNVRRSWGTEDRTERENKKERLSNVRRSWGTEDRTEREIKKERMSNVRRSWGTEDRTERESKKERMSNVRRSWGTEDRTERESKKERMSNVRRSWGTEDRTEREIKKERMSNVRRSWGTEDRTEREIKKERMSNVRRSWGTEDRTESEIKKERMSNVRRSWGTEDRTERESKKERMSNVRRSWGTEDRTERESKKERMSNVRRSWGTEDRTERESKKERMSNVRRSWGTEDRTEREIKKERMSNVRRSWGTEDRTERESKKERMSNVRRSWGTEDRTERESKKERMSNVRRSWGTEDRTERESKKERMSNVRRSWGTEDRTERESKKERMSNVRRSWGTEDRTERESKKERMSNVRRSWGTEDRTERESKKERVSNVRRSWGTEDRTERESKKERMSNVRRSWGTEDRTEREIKKERMSNVRRSWGTEDRTERESKKERMSNVRRSWGTEDRTERESKKERMSNVRRSWGTEDRTERESKKERMSNVRRSWGTEDRTERESKKERMSNVRRSWGTEDRTERESKKERMSNVRRSWATEDRTERESKKG, from the exons ATGGGAAGCActtggagagagaatgagagggagaggatgagtaacgtgaggaggtcgtggggaacagaagacaggacagaaagagagattaaaaaggagaggatgagtaacgtgaggag GTCGTGGGGAAcagaagacaggacagaaagagagattaaaaaggagaggatgagtaacgtgaggaggtcgtggggaacagaagacaggacagaaagagagagtaaaaaggagaggatgagtaacgtgaggaggtcgtggggaacagaagacaggacagaaagagagagtaaaaaggagaggatgagtaacgtgaggag gtcgtggggaacagaagacaggacagaaagagagattaaaaaggagaggatgagtaacgtgaggaggtcgtggggaacagaagacaggacagaaagagagattaaaaaggagaggatgagtaacgtgaggaggtcgtggggaacagaagacaggacagaaagagagagtaaaaaggagaggatgagtaacgtgaggag gtcgtggggaacagaagacaggacagaaagagagagtaaaaaggagaggatgagtaacgtgaggag gtcgtggggaacagaagacaggacagaaagagagattaaaaaggagaggatgagtaacgtgaggag GTCGTGGGGAAcagaagacaggacagaaagagagattaaaaaggagaggatgagtaacgtgaggaggtcgtggggaacagaagacaggacagaaagagagattaaaAAGGAGAGGGTGAGTAACGTGAGGAGGTCGTGGGGAAcagaagacaggacagaaagagagaataaaAAGGAGAGGTTGAGTAACGTGAGGAGGTCGTGGGGGAcagaagacaggacagaaagagagattaaaaaggagaggatgagtaacgtgaggag gtcgtggggaacagaagacaggacagaaagagagagtaaaaaggagaggatgagtaacgtgaggag gtcgtggggaacagaagacaggacagaaagagagagtaaaaaggagaggatgagtaacgtgaggaggtcgtggggaacagaagacaggacagaaagagagattaaaaaggagaggatgagtaacgtgaggaggtcgtggggaacagaagacaggacagaaagagagattaaaaaggagaggatgagtaacgtgaggaggtcgtggggaacagaagacaggacagaaagcGAGATTAAAAAGGAGAGGATGAGTAACGTGAGGAGGTCGTGGGGAAcagaagacaggacagaaagagagagtaaaaaggagaggatgagtaacgtgaggaggtcgtggggaacagaagacaggacagaaagagagagtaaaaaggagaggatgagtaacgtgaggaggtcgtgggggacagaagacaggacagaaagagagagtaaaaaggagaggatgagtaacgtgaggaggtcgtggggaacagaagacaggacagaaagagagattaaaaaggagaggatgagtaacgtgaggaggtcgtggggaacagaagacaggacagaaagagagagtaaaaaggagaggatgagtaacgtgaggaggtcgtggggaacagaagacaggacagaaagagagagtaaaaaggagaggatgagtaacgtgaggag gtcgtggggaacagaagacaggacagaaagagagagtaaaaaggagaggatgagtaacgtgaggaggtcgtgggggacagaagacaggacagaaagagagagtaaaaaggagaggatgagtaacgtgaggag gtcgtggggaacagaagacaggacagaaagagagagtaaaaaggagaggatgagtaacgtgaggaggtcgtggggaacagaagacaggacagaaagagagagtaaaaagGAGAGGGTGAGTAACGTGAGGAGGTCGTGGGGAAcagaagacaggacagaaagagagagtaaaaaggagaggatgagtaacgtgaggaggtcgtggggaacagaagacaggacagaaagagagattaaaaaggagaggatgagtaacgtgaggaggtcgtggggaacagaagacaggacagaaagagagagtaaaaaggagaggatgagtaacgtgaggaggtcgtggggaacagaagacaggacagaaagagagagtaaaaaggagaggatgagtaacgtgaggaggtcgtggggaacagaagacaggacagaaagagagagtaaaaaggagaggatgagtaacgtgaggaggtcgtggggaacagaagacaggacagaaagagagagtaaaaaggagaggatgagtaacgtgaggaggtcgtggggaacagaagacaggacagaaagagagagtaaaaaggagaggatgagtaacgtgaggaggtcgtgggcaacagaagacaggacagaaagagagagtaaaaagGGATAG
- the LOC127915277 gene encoding uncharacterized protein PF3D7_1120000-like isoform X29: MGSTWRENERERMSNVRRSWGTEDRTEREIKKERMSNVRRSWGTEDRTEREIKKERMSNVRRSWGTEDRTERESKKERMSNVRRSWGTEDRTERESKKERMSNVRRSWGTEDRTEREIKKERMSNVRRSWGTEDRTEREIKKERMSNVRRSWGTEDRTERESKKERMSNVRRSWGTEDRTERESKKERMSNVRRSWGTEDRTEREIKKERMSNVRRSWGTEDRTEREIKKERMSNVRRSWGTEDRTEREIKKERVSNVRRSWGTEDRTERENKKERLSNVRRSWGTEDRTEREIKKERMSNVRRSWGTEDRTEREIKKERMSNVRRSWGTEDRTEREIKKERMSNVRRSWGTEDRTEREIKKERMSNVRRSWGTEDRTEREIKKERMSNVRRSWGTEDRTEREIKKERMSNVRRSWGTEDRTEREIKKERMSNVRRSWGTEDRTERESKKERMSNVRRSWGTEDRTEREIKKERMSNVRRSWGTEDRTEREIKKERMSNVRRSWGTEDRTEREIKKERMSNVRRSWGTEDRTEREIKKERMSNVRRSWGTEDRTERESKKERMSNVRRSWGTEDRTEREIKKERMSNVRRSWGTEDRTEREIKKERMSNVRRSWGTEDRTESEIKKERMSNVRRSWGTEDRTERESKKERMSNVRRSWGTEDRTERESKKERMSNVRRSWGTEDRTERESKKERMSNVRRSWGTEDRTEREIKKERMSNVRRSWGTEDRTERESKKERMSNVRRSWGTEDRTERESKKERMSNVRRSWGTEDRTERESKKERMSNVRRSWGTEDRTERESKKERMSNVRRSWGTEDRTERESKKERMSNVRRSWGTEDRTERESKKERVSNVRRSWGTEDRTERESKKERMSNVRRSWGTEDRTEREIKKERMSNVRRSWGTEDRTERESKKERMSNVRRSWGTEDRTERESKKERMSNVRRSWGTEDRTERESKKERMSNVRRSWGTEDRTERESKKERMSNVRRSWGTEDRTERESKKERMSNVRRSWATEDRTERESKKG; the protein is encoded by the exons ATGGGAAGCActtggagagagaatgagagggagaggatgagtaacgtgaggaggtcgtggggaacagaagacaggacagaaagagagattaaaaaggagaggatgagtaacgtgaggag GTCGTGGGGAAcagaagacaggacagaaagagagattaaaaaggagaggatgagtaacgtgaggaggtcgtggggaacagaagacaggacagaaagagagagtaaaaaggagaggatgagtaacgtgaggaggtcgtggggaacagaagacaggacagaaagagagagtaaaaaggagaggatgagtaacgtgaggag gtcgtggggaacagaagacaggacagaaagagagattaaaaaggagaggatgagtaacgtgaggaggtcgtggggaacagaagacaggacagaaagagagattaaaaaggagaggatgagtaacgtgaggaggtcgtggggaacagaagacaggacagaaagagagagtaaaaaggagaggatgagtaacgtgaggag gtcgtggggaacagaagacaggacagaaagagagagtaaaaaggagaggatgagtaacgtgaggag gtcgtggggaacagaagacaggacagaaagagagattaaaaaggagaggatgagtaacgtgaggag GTCGTGGGGAAcagaagacaggacagaaagagagattaaaaaggagaggatgagtaacgtgaggaggtcgtggggaacagaagacaggacagaaagagagattaaaAAGGAGAGGGTGAGTAACGTGAGGAGGTCGTGGGGAAcagaagacaggacagaaagagagaataaaAAGGAGAGGTTGAGTAACGTGAGGAGGTCGTGGGGGAcagaagacaggacagaaagagagattaaaaaggagaggatgagtaacgtgaggaggtcgtggggaacagaagacaggacagaaagagagattaaaaaggagaggatgagtaacgtgaggaggtcgtggggaacagaagacaggacagaaagagagattaaaaaggagaggatgagtaacgtgaggaggtcgtggggaacagaagacaggacagaaagagagattaaaaaggagaggatgagtaacgtgaggaggtcgtggggaacagaagacaggacagaaagagagattaaaaaggagaggatgagtaacgtgaggaggtcgtggggaacagaagacaggacagaaagagagattaaaaaggagaggatgagtaacgtgaggag gtcgtggggaacagaagacaggacagaaagagagattaaaaaggagaggatgagtaacgtgaggaggtcgtggggaacagaagacaggacagaaagagagagtaaaaaggagaggatgagtaacgtgaggaggtcgtggggaacagaagacaggacagaaagagagattaaaaaggagaggatgagtaacgtgaggaggtcgtggggaacagaagacaggacagaaagagagattaaaaaggagaggatgagtaacgtgaggaggtcgtggggaacagaagacaggacagaaagagagattaaaaaggagaggatgagtaacgtgaggag gtcgtggggaacagaagacaggacagaaagagagattaaaaaggagaggatgagtaacgtgaggaggtcgtggggaacagaagacaggacagaaagagagagtaaaaaggagaggatgagtaacgtgaggaggtcgtggggaacagaagacaggacagaaagagagattaaaaaggagaggatgagtaacgtgaggaggtcgtggggaacagaagacaggacagaaagagagattaaaaaggagaggatgagtaacgtgaggaggtcgtggggaacagaagacaggacagaaagcGAGATTAAAAAGGAGAGGATGAGTAACGTGAGGAGGTCGTGGGGAAcagaagacaggacagaaagagagagtaaaaaggagaggatgagtaacgtgaggaggtcgtggggaacagaagacaggacagaaagagagagtaaaaaggagaggatgagtaacgtgaggaggtcgtgggggacagaagacaggacagaaagagagagtaaaaaggagaggatgagtaacgtgaggaggtcgtggggaacagaagacaggacagaaagagagattaaaaaggagaggatgagtaacgtgaggaggtcgtggggaacagaagacaggacagaaagagagagtaaaaaggagaggatgagtaacgtgaggaggtcgtggggaacagaagacaggacagaaagagagagtaaaaaggagaggatgagtaacgtgaggag gtcgtggggaacagaagacaggacagaaagagagagtaaaaaggagaggatgagtaacgtgaggaggtcgtgggggacagaagacaggacagaaagagagagtaaaaaggagaggatgagtaacgtgaggag gtcgtggggaacagaagacaggacagaaagagagagtaaaaaggagaggatgagtaacgtgaggaggtcgtggggaacagaagacaggacagaaagagagagtaaaaagGAGAGGGTGAGTAACGTGAGGAGGTCGTGGGGAAcagaagacaggacagaaagagagagtaaaaaggagaggatgagtaacgtgaggaggtcgtggggaacagaagacaggacagaaagagagattaaaaaggagaggatgagtaacgtgaggaggtcgtggggaacagaagacaggacagaaagagagagtaaaaaggagaggatgagtaacgtgaggaggtcgtggggaacagaagacaggacagaaagagagagtaaaaaggagaggatgagtaacgtgaggaggtcgtggggaacagaagacaggacagaaagagagagtaaaaaggagaggatgagtaacgtgaggaggtcgtggggaacagaagacaggacagaaagagagagtaaaaaggagaggatgagtaacgtgaggaggtcgtggggaacagaagacaggacagaaagagagagtaaaaaggagaggatgagtaacgtgaggaggtcgtgggcaacagaagacaggacagaaagagagagtaaaaagGGATAG